In Numidum massiliense, a single genomic region encodes these proteins:
- a CDS encoding Na/Pi cotransporter family protein — translation MREIVIPLATGLAIFLFGMQVLRLGLARLTGNRLQKWLYQFTQTPFIGFLTGLVATVVLQSSSAVTVIIIGFINTKVMRFSQTIGLLLGTNVGTCVTTELLAVSIEKHALFLLLTGVACLVLPWANLRFIGLAVAGLGCIFLGMQAMASVAGSFERIGFFDFVSTSNSTLAGVLIGTLFSAVIQSSSATIALMMGLYHAHAVTLPFALAVVLGSNVGTCVTAWIAAVGGDREGKQIALAHLLINAVGLLAFYPLTPYIADWLGGTTLTRYAQVAHFQTGFNAISALLLLPFSHALARFVGRLLPTSS, via the coding sequence ATGCGGGAAATTGTCATTCCGCTAGCGACGGGATTAGCGATTTTTTTATTCGGGATGCAAGTATTGCGCCTCGGGCTCGCCCGCCTGACTGGTAATCGATTGCAAAAGTGGCTATACCAGTTTACGCAAACGCCGTTCATCGGTTTTTTGACCGGGTTAGTCGCTACTGTCGTCCTACAGAGTAGCAGTGCGGTCACCGTAATCATCATCGGCTTTATCAATACGAAAGTGATGCGGTTTTCCCAGACGATCGGGCTGTTGCTCGGCACGAATGTCGGTACGTGTGTGACGACAGAACTACTCGCTGTCTCCATCGAAAAACACGCCCTGTTCCTTCTACTCACAGGTGTCGCCTGTCTCGTCCTCCCATGGGCTAATCTCCGCTTTATCGGGCTCGCCGTCGCCGGTCTCGGCTGTATTTTTCTCGGGATGCAAGCGATGGCGAGCGTCGCCGGTTCGTTCGAGCGAATCGGCTTTTTCGACTTTGTGTCCACGTCGAATAGCACGCTCGCGGGCGTACTCATCGGCACGTTGTTCTCGGCCGTCATTCAAAGCAGTAGTGCCACGATCGCCTTAATGATGGGCTTGTATCACGCGCATGCCGTGACGCTGCCGTTTGCCCTCGCCGTCGTGCTAGGTAGCAATGTCGGGACGTGCGTGACCGCTTGGATCGCCGCTGTCGGCGGCGATCGTGAAGGTAAACAAATCGCGCTCGCCCACTTGCTCATTAACGCCGTCGGCCTGCTCGCCTTTTACCCGCTGACGCCGTACATCGCCGATTGGCTCGGCGGTACGACACTCACTCGCTATGCGCAAGTGGCCCACTTTCAAACCGGGTTTAACGCAATCTCCGCGCTGCTGTTGTTACCGTTCAGTCACGCCCTCGCCCGCTTCGTGGGCCGCCTGCTCCCGACTTCATCTTAA
- a CDS encoding CotH kinase family protein — translation MHALPRYALFVAPQHLMALNENIWAEKTVPAYLKTGVATEAIRLKYRGAHTRSYTKKSFYIRGERRESHLNADFVDPSAIRSKLSFDSFLKMNVLSPRATHVTVSLNGAALGVYTLLESVDQSFLKRRRLPRGDIFYAIDNRANFSLRYGDDKPVLKKKMTDGYELKVRHSREAWQRLARFIWQLNTVDEGSLKAFLVQNVAVKHYLRWLAGVVLTSNVDGFIHNYALYFHPVKKKWWIIPWDYDGTWGRDCYGEPLSSHYVPLCGYNRLTERVLSVPEFKAYYVQFMTDILTRTLAPHVLMPKIDQLMARVRPEIARYEGEPYDIDHLLDKERQLLAAYVWKRRRFLLRELRSYT, via the coding sequence GTGCATGCCCTTCCACGTTACGCGCTGTTCGTCGCACCGCAGCACTTAATGGCGTTAAACGAAAATATTTGGGCAGAAAAGACCGTCCCCGCATACTTAAAAACCGGTGTCGCCACAGAAGCGATCAGACTCAAATACCGTGGCGCACACACGCGTAGCTACACCAAAAAATCGTTCTACATTCGGGGAGAGCGACGTGAATCGCACTTGAACGCCGACTTTGTCGACCCGTCGGCGATTCGCAGTAAACTGTCGTTTGATTCGTTTCTCAAAATGAACGTGTTGTCGCCGCGGGCAACACATGTCACGGTCAGCCTGAACGGCGCTGCGCTCGGCGTATACACGTTACTAGAGTCGGTCGACCAATCGTTTTTAAAGCGTCGCCGCTTACCGCGCGGGGATATTTTTTATGCGATAGACAACCGGGCCAACTTCAGTCTCCGCTACGGGGACGACAAACCCGTACTGAAAAAAAAGATGACAGACGGTTATGAGCTAAAAGTAAGGCATAGCCGCGAGGCATGGCAACGGTTGGCTCGGTTTATTTGGCAACTCAATACGGTAGATGAAGGCAGTCTCAAAGCGTTTCTCGTGCAAAACGTTGCGGTTAAACATTATTTGCGCTGGTTAGCGGGTGTCGTCTTAACGAGCAACGTCGATGGATTTATTCACAATTACGCGCTATACTTTCACCCTGTCAAAAAAAAGTGGTGGATCATTCCGTGGGACTACGACGGAACTTGGGGTAGAGATTGCTACGGCGAACCGCTGTCATCGCATTATGTGCCGCTGTGCGGTTACAACCGCCTGACGGAACGCGTGTTATCCGTGCCTGAGTTTAAAGCGTATTACGTGCAGTTTATGACTGACATACTAACAAGGACACTTGCACCACACGTTCTCATGCCCAAAATCGATCAGCTAATGGCACGCGTCCGTCCAGAAATTGCCCGTTATGAGGGCGAGCCTTATGACATTGACCACTTGTTAGACAAAGAGCGCCAATTGTTAGCTGCTTACGTCTGGAAGCGGCGCCGCTTTTTGTTGCGCGAGCTCCGCAGTTACACGTAA
- the panF gene encoding sodium/pantothenate symporter, whose amino-acid sequence MKWPVIIPLLIFLIAVFGVGFYASRLRVRVPDFLQDYFIGSRELGGFVLAMTMVATYGSASSFIGGPGVAYQTGLGWVLLAMAQLVTGYFTLAVLGKKFAIVSRKINAVTLIDFLKARYRHKWVVILSALSIVIFLFSAMAAQWVGGARLVASFTGLSYQSALFVFAVSVLVYVIVGGFRAVALTDAMQGTVMFFGTLIILVGTVVAGGGVTNIMADLQAQNPNLLTPFGADGQLTPLYVSSFWILVGVGVVGLPQVAVRAMSYRNARAMHRAMVIGTVVVGFIMLGMHLTGVFARAVIPNIAEPDDVMPLITLHVLPAWLAGIVLAAPLAAVMSTVDSLLLLVSSSVVKDVYLNYIRPEASAVTVKRMSMSVTAVIGLLVVSLAIQPPDLLIWLNLFAFGGLEAAFIWPVVLGLYWRKGNAYGALASMATGVTSYILFDQLWPNPLEMHTVVLPVLLSLVAYVAVSLMTGRKRPDVQREVVGKFWGVS is encoded by the coding sequence ATGAAGTGGCCAGTGATCATCCCGCTCCTCATCTTCCTCATCGCCGTCTTTGGCGTCGGCTTTTATGCGTCGCGTTTGCGGGTGCGGGTGCCGGACTTTTTACAAGACTATTTTATCGGTAGCCGCGAATTAGGCGGCTTCGTGTTGGCGATGACGATGGTCGCGACATACGGCAGTGCGAGCAGTTTTATCGGCGGGCCGGGAGTGGCCTATCAGACGGGGCTCGGTTGGGTTCTGCTCGCGATGGCGCAGCTCGTGACCGGCTATTTTACGCTCGCCGTGTTGGGGAAGAAGTTTGCGATCGTCTCGCGCAAAATTAACGCCGTCACGTTAATCGACTTTTTGAAGGCGCGTTACCGCCATAAGTGGGTCGTCATTCTTTCCGCCCTTTCCATCGTCATCTTTCTGTTCTCGGCGATGGCGGCGCAGTGGGTCGGCGGGGCGCGGCTCGTGGCGTCGTTCACGGGGCTTTCTTATCAGTCGGCGCTGTTCGTCTTTGCCGTTTCTGTGCTCGTGTACGTCATTGTCGGCGGGTTTCGCGCCGTGGCGTTAACGGATGCGATGCAAGGAACGGTCATGTTTTTTGGCACGCTCATTATTTTAGTCGGCACCGTCGTCGCCGGAGGCGGTGTAACGAATATTATGGCCGACTTACAAGCGCAAAACCCGAACTTGTTGACCCCCTTTGGCGCGGATGGCCAGCTGACGCCACTATACGTGTCTTCGTTTTGGATTCTCGTCGGCGTCGGTGTCGTCGGGTTACCGCAAGTGGCGGTGCGGGCGATGTCTTACCGCAATGCGCGGGCCATGCACCGCGCCATGGTCATCGGCACGGTCGTCGTCGGTTTTATTATGCTCGGCATGCACTTAACAGGCGTTTTTGCCCGTGCGGTTATACCAAACATCGCCGAGCCGGACGACGTGATGCCGCTCATCACGCTTCACGTGTTGCCAGCGTGGCTCGCGGGGATCGTGTTGGCTGCGCCGCTAGCAGCGGTCATGTCTACGGTCGATTCATTGTTGCTCTTAGTGAGCTCCTCTGTTGTGAAAGACGTTTATTTGAACTATATTCGGCCTGAGGCGAGTGCAGTGACAGTGAAGCGGATGAGTATGTCCGTGACGGCCGTCATCGGGCTATTAGTCGTCTCACTGGCGATTCAGCCTCCGGATCTGTTAATTTGGCTCAACTTGTTTGCGTTTGGCGGGCTAGAAGCAGCGTTTATTTGGCCGGTCGTGTTAGGGCTATACTGGAGGAAAGGGAATGCGTACGGGGCTCTCGCGTCGATGGCGACCGGTGTCACCTCTTACATTTTGTTTGACCAGCTGTGGCCGAATCCACTCGAAATGCACACGGTCGTCTTACCGGTGTTGCTCTCCTTAGTTGCTTACGTCGCCGTCAGTTTAATGACCGGGCGGAAGCGCCCCGACGTGCAGCGAGAAGTGGTTGGAAAGTTTTGGGGTGTGTCATAG
- the floA gene encoding flotillin-like protein FloA (flotillin-like protein involved in membrane lipid rafts), giving the protein MDASVISVVFLGVVAFIVLAILFTFVPVRLWISALASGVKVGIFTLIGMRLRRISPARIINPLIKASKAGLDITINQLETHYLAGGNVDRVVDALVAAQRADIDLPFMRAAAIDLAGRDVLQAVQMSVNPRVIETPKVSAVAKDGIEVIVRARVTVRANIDRLVGGAGEETIIARVGEGIVTTNGSAESHKVVLENPDLISNTVLQKGLDSGTAFEILSIDIADVDIGKNIGAKLQTDQAEADKRIAQAKAEERRAMAVAKEQEMKARVEEMRSKVVEQEAEIPLAMADALRKGKLGVMDYYNMKNVIADTSMREAIGRDDDGGPGSTS; this is encoded by the coding sequence ATGGATGCTAGTGTAATAAGTGTTGTTTTTCTCGGAGTCGTCGCTTTTATCGTGTTGGCGATCCTCTTTACCTTCGTCCCTGTCAGGTTGTGGATTTCTGCACTCGCTTCAGGCGTAAAAGTGGGGATCTTTACGCTCATCGGGATGCGCCTCAGACGTATTTCTCCGGCGCGTATCATTAACCCGTTAATTAAGGCGTCTAAAGCAGGGCTAGACATTACAATTAACCAATTGGAGACGCACTATTTAGCTGGCGGTAACGTCGACCGCGTCGTCGACGCCCTCGTCGCGGCACAGCGGGCCGATATCGACCTCCCGTTTATGCGGGCGGCGGCGATCGACTTGGCTGGGCGCGACGTGTTACAGGCGGTGCAGATGAGCGTTAACCCACGCGTCATCGAAACGCCGAAAGTGTCTGCCGTCGCTAAAGACGGGATCGAAGTGATCGTGCGTGCCCGCGTGACGGTTCGCGCCAACATTGACCGTTTAGTCGGGGGGGCAGGTGAAGAGACGATCATTGCCCGCGTCGGTGAAGGGATCGTCACCACGAACGGTTCGGCGGAAAGTCATAAAGTCGTGTTAGAAAATCCGGACCTCATTTCGAATACCGTGCTGCAAAAAGGGTTAGACTCCGGTACAGCTTTTGAAATACTGTCTATCGATATCGCCGACGTCGACATCGGTAAAAACATCGGGGCGAAGCTGCAAACAGACCAGGCAGAAGCCGATAAGCGCATTGCGCAAGCGAAAGCGGAAGAGCGGCGGGCGATGGCCGTCGCGAAAGAGCAAGAAATGAAAGCGCGCGTCGAAGAAATGCGCTCGAAGGTCGTCGAACAAGAAGCGGAAATTCCGCTGGCGATGGCTGACGCCTTGCGTAAAGGCAAATTAGGTGTGATGGATTATTACAACATGAAAAATGTGATCGCAGATACGAGCATGCGGGAGGCGATCGGCCGCGATGACGACGGTGGCCCCGGCAGTACTTCTTAA
- a CDS encoding YhdT family protein, whose product MADFHKQPYDSIPEDPRYKIANREALIGVILALLNFAWWYGFAYGLGSKPVAAYTFTLGFPDWFFYSCIIGFVVFAVLVYIVVHFLFQEIPFDDGGGDE is encoded by the coding sequence GATTTCCACAAGCAGCCGTACGATTCTATTCCCGAAGACCCACGCTACAAAATAGCAAATAGAGAAGCACTTATCGGGGTGATCCTCGCGCTATTGAACTTCGCGTGGTGGTATGGGTTTGCTTACGGGTTGGGGAGCAAACCTGTCGCGGCGTACACGTTTACCCTCGGGTTTCCGGACTGGTTCTTTTACAGTTGTATTATCGGCTTTGTCGTGTTTGCGGTGCTCGTCTATATCGTCGTGCACTTTTTGTTTCAGGAGATTCCGTTTGACGACGGGGGTGGGGACGAATGA
- the deoC gene encoding deoxyribose-phosphate aldolase: MTKASLARTIDHTLLKPEATAAQIDALCDEALAHGFASVCVNPCWVARCAARLKGSEVKVCTVIGFPLGAATTASKVSETNDALENGATEIDMVINIGWLKSGLTEQVKEDIAAVVRASHWKAIVKVIIETGLLTDEEKRLACKLAKEAGAHFVKTSTGFGHGGATVSDVKLMRETVGERLGVKASGGIRDLATAEAMLAAGATRLGASAGVSIVSGSDKAGGGADNGSY, translated from the coding sequence ATGACGAAAGCATCGCTTGCTAGAACGATCGACCATACATTGTTAAAACCAGAGGCCACTGCAGCCCAAATCGATGCGCTGTGCGATGAAGCGCTGGCGCACGGCTTTGCTTCCGTGTGCGTCAACCCGTGTTGGGTCGCCCGCTGTGCGGCAAGGCTTAAAGGGTCTGAAGTGAAAGTGTGCACGGTCATTGGCTTTCCGTTAGGCGCGGCGACGACAGCGAGCAAAGTGAGTGAGACGAATGACGCGCTAGAAAACGGGGCGACCGAAATCGATATGGTGATCAATATCGGTTGGTTAAAGTCGGGATTGACGGAACAGGTGAAAGAGGACATCGCCGCTGTCGTACGCGCTTCGCACTGGAAAGCGATCGTGAAAGTCATCATCGAAACGGGGTTATTAACCGATGAGGAAAAACGGCTCGCTTGCAAGCTCGCGAAAGAAGCGGGGGCGCACTTTGTGAAGACGTCGACCGGGTTTGGCCACGGTGGGGCGACTGTCTCCGACGTTAAGCTTATGCGCGAGACAGTCGGGGAGCGGTTAGGTGTGAAAGCGTCGGGTGGCATTCGCGACTTGGCAACGGCGGAAGCGATGCTCGCGGCAGGGGCGACGCGTCTCGGAGCGAGTGCCGGCGTGTCGATCGTCAGCGGCAGCGACAAGGCCGGAGGCGGAGCGGACAACGGTAGTTATTGA
- the rpsU gene encoding 30S ribosomal protein S21 has protein sequence MAETRVRKNESLDSALRRFKRSCSKSGVMSEVRKRSYYDKPSVKRKKKAEAARKRKY, from the coding sequence ATGGCTGAAACACGCGTTCGAAAAAACGAGTCATTAGATAGTGCCCTTCGCCGCTTTAAGAGGTCATGCTCTAAGTCCGGCGTTATGTCGGAAGTGAGGAAAAGATCGTACTACGATAAGCCGAGTGTGAAACGGAAGAAGAAAGCTGAAGCGGCTCGCAAGCGCAAGTATTAG
- a CDS encoding NUDIX hydrolase, translating into MAANKEVAAGGVVYRRVDDRDDRLELLLIEDQYGHWTFPKGKREAGETPPETALREIQEETGVTGEIVQPLTIVRYAYDKPLCGTVDKEVHYYLVASKAGEIRPQLEEIKQVAWFSPAAARERQRQAGYGNNDAVLARALELLRQTE; encoded by the coding sequence ATGGCAGCGAACAAAGAAGTAGCCGCAGGAGGGGTCGTTTACAGACGCGTGGACGATCGGGACGATCGGTTAGAACTCCTGTTGATCGAGGATCAGTACGGACACTGGACCTTTCCGAAAGGAAAGCGAGAAGCTGGTGAAACGCCGCCTGAAACAGCCCTAAGGGAAATTCAAGAAGAAACGGGCGTGACGGGAGAAATTGTGCAGCCGCTAACAATTGTCCGCTACGCCTATGACAAACCCTTGTGCGGTACGGTCGACAAAGAAGTGCACTACTATTTAGTTGCGAGCAAGGCGGGAGAGATTCGGCCGCAACTCGAAGAAATTAAACAGGTGGCGTGGTTTTCCCCTGCAGCTGCGCGGGAGCGGCAGCGCCAAGCGGGGTACGGTAACAACGACGCTGTGTTAGCTCGTGCCCTCGAGTTGCTCAGACAAACTGAGTAA
- a CDS encoding GatB/YqeY domain-containing protein, whose translation MSLADRLVEDMKAAMKAKDKDTLSVIRMVRAAINNAQIDRGQPLSDAEVTEILAKELKQRNDSLREFSKAGRADLTAKTEREIDILKRYLPEQLSEEQLRLLVQDTIQATGARSKADMGKVMAALMPQVKGRADGKLVNRLVQEALS comes from the coding sequence TTGTCATTAGCGGATCGATTAGTTGAAGACATGAAAGCGGCGATGAAGGCGAAAGACAAGGACACGTTAAGTGTCATTCGCATGGTACGCGCTGCCATTAATAACGCCCAAATTGACCGCGGTCAGCCACTTAGCGACGCCGAAGTGACGGAGATACTCGCTAAGGAATTGAAACAGCGAAACGATTCCCTCCGCGAATTTTCGAAGGCAGGACGGGCCGACCTCACCGCTAAGACCGAGCGGGAAATCGATATTTTAAAGCGGTATTTACCCGAGCAGTTGAGTGAAGAACAGCTCCGGCTCCTCGTGCAAGACACGATTCAAGCCACAGGGGCGCGTTCCAAAGCAGATATGGGGAAAGTAATGGCCGCACTCATGCCGCAAGTTAAGGGGCGAGCAGACGGCAAACTAGTCAATCGCCTCGTACAAGAAGCGCTGAGCTAA
- a CDS encoding NfeD family protein, which yields MRKTTIFICLCLLLFSGLAMGGVQAAEQEGKAETVYWIPLNNTIEQGLTTYLTRTFQEAQEASAAAIVVEMRTLGGEVGAALDIGQLIARSPVPVTVFIRGEAISAGAYIALNAPTIVMTKDSAIGAAEPRLISGEAADPKTVAAWSSKMRSAAEANGRDGDIAAGMVDRNVVIKGLKEKGSLISLSAEQAVKLNIADRLADEEADVLDTIGLPQAKIVKTDLTLAEKVARFLTSPFVIPILFTIGLVGIAVELFTPGFGIAGGIGVTAFALYFFGHFIAGFAGAETFVLFVIGIVLLVVELFVPGFGLFGILGIISLGTGIARAAYDSVYVLIALSGALLVALVVLFVVIRLFGGKGAWRKFVLTEKQDNEAGYVAASPHKDLLGKQGQTVTPLRPAGAAKFETQRIDVVSDGSFIPQGEPVVVVAVDGTKVVVRRSADDSQ from the coding sequence GTGCGAAAAACGACTATTTTCATCTGTTTATGCTTGCTCCTTTTTTCCGGCTTGGCGATGGGTGGCGTACAAGCTGCTGAGCAAGAGGGCAAGGCGGAGACGGTTTATTGGATTCCGCTAAACAATACGATTGAACAAGGGTTGACGACGTACTTAACACGTACGTTCCAAGAAGCACAAGAGGCATCTGCCGCAGCGATCGTCGTCGAAATGCGCACGCTCGGCGGCGAAGTAGGTGCAGCGCTAGACATCGGGCAATTAATTGCTCGCTCCCCCGTACCGGTTACTGTCTTCATTCGCGGTGAAGCGATTTCTGCCGGTGCCTACATCGCCCTAAACGCCCCCACGATTGTCATGACGAAAGACAGTGCGATCGGGGCAGCCGAACCGCGTTTAATTTCCGGCGAGGCCGCCGATCCGAAAACAGTGGCCGCCTGGAGTTCAAAAATGCGCAGCGCAGCCGAGGCGAACGGCCGCGACGGCGATATTGCCGCCGGAATGGTCGACCGTAACGTCGTCATTAAAGGGCTGAAAGAAAAAGGGAGTCTCATTAGCTTATCGGCGGAACAAGCAGTAAAATTAAACATAGCGGATCGGCTTGCTGACGAAGAAGCGGACGTGCTCGATACGATCGGCTTGCCACAGGCGAAGATCGTGAAGACGGACTTGACTTTGGCGGAAAAGGTAGCGCGTTTTCTGACTAGTCCGTTCGTTATCCCGATTTTGTTTACGATCGGTTTAGTCGGCATTGCTGTCGAGTTGTTTACCCCTGGCTTCGGCATTGCCGGCGGCATTGGCGTGACGGCGTTCGCCCTTTATTTTTTCGGGCACTTCATCGCTGGATTCGCCGGTGCGGAAACGTTTGTCCTATTCGTCATCGGCATTGTGCTCCTTGTCGTCGAGCTATTCGTACCCGGATTCGGCCTGTTCGGTATCCTTGGGATCATCTCGCTCGGCACCGGAATCGCGCGCGCTGCGTACGATTCCGTGTATGTATTGATCGCCTTGTCCGGTGCGCTGCTCGTCGCTCTCGTCGTTCTGTTCGTCGTCATCCGCCTGTTCGGGGGGAAGGGGGCGTGGCGCAAATTTGTGTTGACGGAAAAACAAGACAACGAAGCTGGCTACGTTGCGGCCTCGCCGCATAAAGATTTATTGGGGAAACAAGGGCAGACGGTGACGCCCCTCCGTCCCGCTGGCGCTGCAAAGTTTGAGACACAGCGGATCGATGTCGTCAGTGACGGCAGTTTTATTCCGCAAGGCGAACCCGTTGTCGTCGTTGCCGTCGATGGTACCAAGGTCGTCGTCCGCCGGTCGGCCGACGATTCACAATAA
- a CDS encoding histidine triad nucleotide-binding protein has protein sequence MSDCIFCKIVAGELPSKKVYEDEEVLAFEDISPAAPVHVLIIPKVHIASALHVAEEQLPLIGAIHRTAGQLARDLGIAEKGFRLVNNCGNEGGQTVDHLHYHLLGGRHLGWPPG, from the coding sequence GTGAGTGATTGCATCTTTTGCAAAATCGTGGCCGGTGAATTGCCGAGTAAGAAAGTATACGAGGATGAGGAAGTGCTTGCTTTCGAAGATATTTCGCCAGCCGCACCGGTGCACGTCTTGATCATTCCGAAAGTGCACATCGCCTCTGCGCTGCACGTCGCCGAGGAGCAGTTGCCGCTCATCGGGGCGATTCACCGCACAGCTGGGCAATTGGCGCGCGATTTAGGCATAGCTGAAAAAGGCTTTCGCCTCGTCAACAACTGTGGCAATGAGGGGGGGCAAACGGTCGACCACTTGCACTATCACTTATTAGGCGGGCGCCATCTCGGATGGCCGCCAGGCTAA